A genome region from Methanobacterium subterraneum includes the following:
- a CDS encoding pyridoxamine 5'-phosphate oxidase family protein — MIKTLILYESRYGSTWEAANIISLILGPSRRIPVSQFSEKHRGYDFIVLGTPIYNGKIHPKMQIFLDNEAEWLDGKNIALFCTCLNGSEGLRVLREVEDTLEGNILELGVLGGRLEMDRLNERDYQALKEYISREGLPSQGMNLFNREEVVDLALRLMGIRDTLLVEVSSSQLRSEVEEFLKEHNTCTLATNAQGRVRATPLEYQYSQGHIYILSEGGRKFANLLSNPQVSVAIYEDYTGMGNLKGMQITGQAIIVEDMVEYEQAIKMKGLTMDYIRSLPVDLKLIRVDMEKVEFLNSQFEKEGYSSRQVLKF, encoded by the coding sequence TTGATAAAAACTCTTATTCTATATGAAAGTCGGTACGGATCCACCTGGGAGGCCGCCAATATAATTTCACTCATATTGGGCCCTTCCCGCCGCATTCCAGTATCCCAGTTTTCTGAAAAACACCGGGGCTATGATTTTATAGTACTGGGAACACCCATCTATAATGGGAAGATCCACCCAAAAATGCAGATTTTTCTGGATAACGAGGCTGAATGGTTAGATGGTAAAAACATAGCCCTCTTCTGCACGTGTCTTAATGGATCTGAAGGTCTTCGTGTTCTTCGGGAAGTGGAGGACACTCTGGAGGGTAACATTCTTGAACTGGGTGTTCTGGGCGGTCGCCTGGAGATGGATCGTTTAAACGAAAGGGATTACCAGGCCCTGAAGGAATACATTTCCCGGGAAGGACTACCATCTCAGGGAATGAACTTATTCAATCGTGAAGAAGTTGTAGATTTGGCGTTACGTCTTATGGGGATTAGGGATACTCTTTTAGTTGAAGTTTCATCTTCCCAACTTCGAAGTGAAGTTGAGGAGTTCTTAAAGGAGCATAACACTTGTACATTGGCTACCAATGCCCAGGGTAGGGTACGGGCCACTCCACTGGAGTATCAATACAGTCAGGGACATATCTATATTTTAAGTGAGGGTGGTAGGAAGTTCGCTAATTTATTATCCAATCCACAGGTTTCAGTGGCAATATATGAAGATTACACTGGCATGGGTAATCTTAAGGGTATGCAGATCACAGGGCAGGCTATTATTGTGGAAGATATGGTGGAATATGAGCAGGCAATTAAGATGAAGGGTCTTACTATGGATTATATCCGGTCACTGCCAGTGGATCTCAAACTCATCCGGGTGGATATGGAGAAGGTGGAATTTTTAAACTCCCAGTTTGAAAAAGAGGGTTACTCATCCCGACAGGTTTTAAAGTTCTAG
- a CDS encoding PsbP-related protein has protein sequence MKKYLIILAVLAVVVMISGCTTTSTINTKNFSTSGMSFQYPETWNVSSQVNNNSTQVMVASPEFISSNATKGSVLLILKLSKSGDNNMSQTRQELMTQAQQSGQNATNATINIAGVTASDISYTGKDTTGNNTYGRLIDFEKNNSLYLLLFASGGGADIDAVKPYFDVIVKSFNVE, from the coding sequence TTGAAAAAATATTTGATCATTTTAGCTGTACTAGCAGTGGTTGTCATGATTTCTGGATGCACCACTACCTCAACCATTAACACCAAAAATTTCTCGACCAGCGGGATGTCTTTCCAGTACCCGGAAACCTGGAATGTCTCCAGTCAGGTAAATAACAATTCCACTCAAGTAATGGTTGCCAGCCCTGAATTTATATCCAGCAACGCTACCAAGGGAAGTGTTTTGTTGATCCTTAAACTATCCAAGAGTGGGGATAATAACATGTCACAGACCAGGCAGGAGCTAATGACCCAGGCCCAGCAATCCGGTCAGAATGCAACCAATGCAACCATAAACATTGCAGGAGTCACTGCCAGTGATATAAGTTACACTGGAAAAGACACCACTGGAAACAATACTTATGGTCGGCTCATCGACTTTGAAAAGAATAATTCTCTCTACCTGCTCTTATTTGCCTCTGGTGGGGGTGCAGACATTGATGCAGTTAAACCCTACTTTGATGTGATTGTCAAGAGCTTCAATGTAGAGTAA